The sequence below is a genomic window from Gossypium hirsutum isolate 1008001.06 chromosome A11, Gossypium_hirsutum_v2.1, whole genome shotgun sequence.
CTCGACTAACAGAGTCatcaaagatatatatatatacatacaaagcCATTATTCAGATTTTGAGAGCAAAGGTTTGATGTAGCAACAAACACGCTTGTCTAGCCTCTCAACATCCCGTTGAGGACGACCGTGTTTACCTCTGCATTCTCTGTAATCCGAAGTGCCGAAACAGCTTGCGCGGCGATAAGACCAGCTGAAAGTCCTGCAGTTCCCCAAACACTATCCTCAAAACATGGTTCAATCAGATCCCTTCCGTAGTCTCCACATGAGAAAGACCAGTCACTGTTTCCGAACATTGCCCACTCACATCCAGCTCGATATGATGCATTAGTGACCAAACCTTTTGAATGAACTTGATGGGGAAGGCTAGGACCACTTCCTCCATTGATAAATAGATCGAAA
It includes:
- the LOC107904595 gene encoding uncharacterized protein, which produces MDNKACNKVRPGVRKAKKKQVKDELDRIKQAEKKKRRLEKALATSAAIRSELEKKKQQKKEEQQRLDEEGAAIAEAVALHVLLGEDTDDVGNFDLFINGGSGPSLPHQVHSKGLVTNASYRAGCEWAMFGNSDWSFSCGDYGRDLIEPCFEDSVWGTAGLSAGLIAAQAVSALRITENAEVNTVVLNGMLRG